The following are encoded in a window of Anopheles stephensi strain Indian chromosome X, UCI_ANSTEP_V1.0, whole genome shotgun sequence genomic DNA:
- the LOC118511295 gene encoding leucine-rich repeat extensin-like protein 1 isoform X1: protein MCTMHDCENSSGCKTRQHLGNLAARPEPPILGPSSGSLDTSNGLSTSSGGPGGSIGYSYGPPPPSPSITINSYGSATSEYGPPTQAPIIHKHVYVHVPPPEPEYVTTRKPVVVPPPQKHYKIVFIKAPSPPTPAPPVLPPIQQNEEKTLVYVLVKKQDEPEEIVIPTVAPTPPSKPEVYFIRYKTQRSSAEHGSNGGGPYPESGGPTPATEYGAPPVPSQSPSNSYGVPL, encoded by the exons ATGTGCACGATGCACGATTGCGAAAACAGCTCAGGGTGTAAAACCAGGCAG CATTTGGGTAATCTAGCTGCCCGGCCAGAACCACCCATACTTGGACCTTCGTCCGGTTCACTCGATACCAGCAATGGACTGAGTACCAGTTCAGGGGGTCCCGGCGGTTCAATCGGTTACAGCTATGGTCCACCGCCACCTTCACCCTCCATCACCATCAACAGCTACGGATCGGCCACGTCCGAGTATGGACCACCGACGCAGGCCCCCATCATACACAAGCACGTGTACGTGCATGTCCCACCACCAGAGCCAGAGTACGTCACTACCAG GAAACCGGTCGTCGTACCACCGCCCCAGAAACACTACAAAATAGTGTTTATAAAGGCACCGTCACCACCAACGCCCGCACCACCCGTGCTGCCCCCGATCCAGCAGAACGAGGAGAAAACGCTCGTCTACGTGCTGGTGAAGAAGCAGGACGAACCGGAAGAGATCGTCATACCGACGGTTGCGCCAACGCCACCCTCCAAACCGGAAGTCTACTTCATACGCTACAAAACACAG CGATCATCGGCCGAGCACGGGAGTAATGGCGGTGGACCATATCCGGAGAGTGGCGGACCAACGCCAGCCACCGAGTACGGTGCACCGCCAGTACCGAGCCAAAGCCCCAGCAACAGTTACGGTGTACCGCTATAG
- the LOC118511295 gene encoding leucine-rich repeat extensin-like protein 1 isoform X2, whose translation MASSREVIVTGLILMHLGNLAARPEPPILGPSSGSLDTSNGLSTSSGGPGGSIGYSYGPPPPSPSITINSYGSATSEYGPPTQAPIIHKHVYVHVPPPEPEYVTTRKPVVVPPPQKHYKIVFIKAPSPPTPAPPVLPPIQQNEEKTLVYVLVKKQDEPEEIVIPTVAPTPPSKPEVYFIRYKTQRSSAEHGSNGGGPYPESGGPTPATEYGAPPVPSQSPSNSYGVPL comes from the exons ATGGCGTCCAGTCGTGAAGTGATCGTTACAGGTCTTATACTAATG CATTTGGGTAATCTAGCTGCCCGGCCAGAACCACCCATACTTGGACCTTCGTCCGGTTCACTCGATACCAGCAATGGACTGAGTACCAGTTCAGGGGGTCCCGGCGGTTCAATCGGTTACAGCTATGGTCCACCGCCACCTTCACCCTCCATCACCATCAACAGCTACGGATCGGCCACGTCCGAGTATGGACCACCGACGCAGGCCCCCATCATACACAAGCACGTGTACGTGCATGTCCCACCACCAGAGCCAGAGTACGTCACTACCAG GAAACCGGTCGTCGTACCACCGCCCCAGAAACACTACAAAATAGTGTTTATAAAGGCACCGTCACCACCAACGCCCGCACCACCCGTGCTGCCCCCGATCCAGCAGAACGAGGAGAAAACGCTCGTCTACGTGCTGGTGAAGAAGCAGGACGAACCGGAAGAGATCGTCATACCGACGGTTGCGCCAACGCCACCCTCCAAACCGGAAGTCTACTTCATACGCTACAAAACACAG CGATCATCGGCCGAGCACGGGAGTAATGGCGGTGGACCATATCCGGAGAGTGGCGGACCAACGCCAGCCACCGAGTACGGTGCACCGCCAGTACCGAGCCAAAGCCCCAGCAACAGTTACGGTGTACCGCTATAG
- the LOC118502775 gene encoding uncharacterized protein LOC118502775, whose product MVVARPEPPVGGYHQHHQHHGGHGGHGGYNYVQPAPYQPQPQPQPAVFGQTSQFSGSAATASSGASFFDTLSAGGASGSFSGASANAFSNSQVNTASFAAPQQQIVQKHIYVHVPPPEPEQSFQQQIIAPGLRQKHYKIIFIKTPHVQPSAAQLALQQSQTEEKTIVYVLVKKPDALENINLPTPPVTKPSKPEVYFIKYKTNTEEVQAPIGLGVSSSGSAQADAGLGLLSSSGVASSSAAAGAVSSVSNVPAQTYGTPSHHHGGYH is encoded by the exons ATGGTCGTGGCACGTCCGGAACCGCCAGTCGGTGGAtaccatcagcaccatcaaCATCACGGAGGTCACGGTGGTCACGGTGGGTACAACTATGTCCAACCTGCGCCGTaccagcctcagcctcagccacaGCCTGCCGTCTTCGGCCAGACGTCACAGTTCTCGGGTTCGGCTGCCACCGCATCATCCGGTGCGAGCTTCTTCGATACGCTGTCGGCCGGAGGTGCTAGCGGTTCGTTCTCCGGCGCTAGCGCAAACGCTTTCAGCAACAGCCAGGTCAACACGGCTTCGTTTGCCG CTCCCCAGCAGCAGATCGTTCAGAAGCACATCTACGTGCACGTGCCACCGCCAGAGCCGGAACAGTCGTTCCAGCAGCAGATCATCGCACCCGGACTCCGCCAGAAGCACTACAAGATCATCTTCATCAAGACGCCGCACGTCCAGCCGTCCGCTGCCCAGCTCGCCCTCCAGCAATCCCAGACCGAGGAGAAGACGATCGTGTACGTGCTGGTGAAGAAGCCCGATGCCCTCGAGAATATCAACCTGCCCACACCGCCAGTCACCAAGCCCAGCAAGCCGGAGGTTTACTTCATCAAGTACAAGACCAACACCGAGGAGGTGCAGGCCCCGATCGGTCTTGGCGTTAGCTCGTCTGGCTCGGCTCAGGCTGACGCTGGTCTTGGTCTGCTCTCGTCCAGTGGTGTCGCTTCGTCGTCTGCTGCGGCCGGTGCCGTGTCCTCCGTTTCGA ACGTTCCCGCTCAGACGTACGGTACACCGTCGCACCATCACGGTGGCTACCACTAA
- the LOC118511295 gene encoding leucine-rich repeat extensin-like protein 1 isoform X3 gives MPGARMGHRERHLGNLAARPEPPILGPSSGSLDTSNGLSTSSGGPGGSIGYSYGPPPPSPSITINSYGSATSEYGPPTQAPIIHKHVYVHVPPPEPEYVTTRKPVVVPPPQKHYKIVFIKAPSPPTPAPPVLPPIQQNEEKTLVYVLVKKQDEPEEIVIPTVAPTPPSKPEVYFIRYKTQRSSAEHGSNGGGPYPESGGPTPATEYGAPPVPSQSPSNSYGVPL, from the exons ATGCCCGGAGCACGAATGGGACACCGTGAAAGG CATTTGGGTAATCTAGCTGCCCGGCCAGAACCACCCATACTTGGACCTTCGTCCGGTTCACTCGATACCAGCAATGGACTGAGTACCAGTTCAGGGGGTCCCGGCGGTTCAATCGGTTACAGCTATGGTCCACCGCCACCTTCACCCTCCATCACCATCAACAGCTACGGATCGGCCACGTCCGAGTATGGACCACCGACGCAGGCCCCCATCATACACAAGCACGTGTACGTGCATGTCCCACCACCAGAGCCAGAGTACGTCACTACCAG GAAACCGGTCGTCGTACCACCGCCCCAGAAACACTACAAAATAGTGTTTATAAAGGCACCGTCACCACCAACGCCCGCACCACCCGTGCTGCCCCCGATCCAGCAGAACGAGGAGAAAACGCTCGTCTACGTGCTGGTGAAGAAGCAGGACGAACCGGAAGAGATCGTCATACCGACGGTTGCGCCAACGCCACCCTCCAAACCGGAAGTCTACTTCATACGCTACAAAACACAG CGATCATCGGCCGAGCACGGGAGTAATGGCGGTGGACCATATCCGGAGAGTGGCGGACCAACGCCAGCCACCGAGTACGGTGCACCGCCAGTACCGAGCCAAAGCCCCAGCAACAGTTACGGTGTACCGCTATAG